A portion of the Candida dubliniensis CD36 chromosome R, complete sequence genome contains these proteins:
- a CDS encoding arginosuccinate synthase, putative (Similar to S. cerevisiae ARG1) — protein MSKGKVCLAYSGGLDTSVILAWLLEQGYEVIAFLANIGQEEDFEEAEKKALAIGATKFVVVDVRKEFVEKVCFPAIQSNAIYENVYLLGTSLARPVIAQAQIKVAEENGCFAVSHGCTGKGNDQVRFELSFYALKPDVVVIAPWRDPEFFQRFAGRKDLLDYAASKNIPVAQTKAKPWSTDENLAHISFEAGILENPDTTPPKDMWKLTVDPTDAPDKPETFSVVFEKGLPVKLILDDGKKVVTDPVELFIEANSLARRNGVGRIDIVENRFIGIKSRGCYETPGLTILRNTHVDLEGLTLDREVRAIRDQFVTPTWAKILYNGMYFTPEGEYVRSMIPPSQITVNGVVRAAAYKGSVTILGRSSDTEKLYDETESSMDELTGFSPEDTSGFIAVQAIRIKKYGEAAREKGKPLDL, from the coding sequence ATGTCAAAAGGAAAAGTTTGTTTAGCATATTCAGGTGGTTTAGATACCTCAGTCATTTTAGCTTGGTTATTAGAACAAGGTTATGAAGTCATTGCTTTCTTAGCCAACATTggacaagaagaagattttgaagaaGCTGAAAAGAAGGCATTAGCCATTGGAGCAACCAAATTTGTTGTGGTTGATGTTAGAaaagaatttgttgaaaaagtttGTTTCCCAGCAATCCAATCTAATGCCATTTATGAAaatgtttatttattgggTACTTCATTAGCTAGACCAGTTATTGCTCAAGCACAAATTAAAGTTGCTGAAGAAAATGGATGTTTCGCTGTTTCTCACGGTTGTACTGGTAAAGGTAATGATCAAGTCAGATTTGAATTGAGTTTCTATGCATTGAAACCAGATGTTGTGGTTATTGCTCCATGGAGAGATCCAGAATTCTTCCAAAGATTTGCTGGTAGAAAAGATCTTTTGGATTATGCTGCCTCTAAAAATATCCCAGTGGCACAAACAAAAGCTAAACCATGGTCCACTGATGAAAACTTGGCTCATATTTCATTTGAAGCTGGTATTTTGGAAAACCCAGATACTACTCCACCAAAAGATATGTGGAAATTAACTGTGGATCCAACTGATGCTCCAGATAAACCAGAAACTTTCTCAGTTGTTTTCGAAAAAGGGTTGCCAGTGAAATTAATCTTGGATGATGGTAAAAAAGTGGTTACTGATCCAGTAGAATTATTCATTGAAGCTAATTCTTTAGCTAGAAGAAATGGGGTTGGTAGAATTGACATTGTGGAAAACAGATTCATTGGTATTAAATCTAGAGGTTGTTATGAAACTCCAGGTTTGACTATCTTAAGAAACACTCACGTTGATTTAGAAGGGTTAACTTTAGATCGTGAAGTCAGAGCTATCAGAGATCAATTTGTGACACCAACCTGGGCCAAAATCTTATACAATGGTATGTATTTCACACCAGAAGGAGAATATGTTCGTTCTATGATTCCTCCATCTCAAATTACTGTTAATGGGGTTGTTAGAGCTGCTGCTTACAAGGGATCAGTCACTATATTAGGTAGATCTTCAGATACtgaaaaattatatgaTGAAACTGAATCTTCCATGGATGAATTGACCGGATTTTCTCCAGAAGATACTAGTGGGTTTATTGCTGTGCAAGCCATTAGAATCAAGAAATACGGTGAAGCTGCCAGAGAAAAGGGTAAACCATTGGatttgtaa